The following are encoded in a window of Psilocybe cubensis strain MGC-MH-2018 chromosome 4, whole genome shotgun sequence genomic DNA:
- a CDS encoding hypothetical protein (Uncharacterized protein C24B11.05): MGARIHAYFLRLGLSHEEASELHLKYYTQYGLALRGLTRHHDVDPLDFDRQCDGSLPLEDMIAYDPTVRKLFQDIDTSKARIWGLTNAYRPHAERVLRILKLDDLIEGLVYCDYLVKDFVCKPEPEYYEMAMKQANVTDPSKCYFVDDNRKNVDAARKLGWAHCVHFCEKGLEAMEGGRIKEIDDAREPGATDNDVIDITTLEDLRTVWPEIFKQS, from the exons ATGGGCGCCCGTATCCATG CCTACTTTCTCCGCCTTGGATTATCCCATGAAGAGGCTTCTGAATTACACTTGAAATATTATACTCAATATGGTCTTGCATTGCGCGGTCTAACCAGGCATCACGACGTTG ACCCCCTAGATTTTGACCGTCAATGTGATGGATCTCTACCACTCGAGGATATGATCGCTTACGATCCAACTGTCAGAAAGCTTTTTCAGGACATTGATACCTCCAAAGCTCGCATCTGGGGATTGACTAACGCATATCGACCG CATGCGGAACGTGTTCTACGCATCTTAAAGCTGGACGATCTAATTGAAGGACTTGTGTACTGTGACTATCTCGTCAAGGATTTTGTCTGTAAACCTGAACCAGAATACTACGAAATG GCAATGAAGCAGGCGAATGTTACAGACCCCTCGAAATGCtattttgtcgacgacaaCCGTAAAAACGTTGACGCGGCCCGTAAACTGGGCTGGGCGCACTGTGTGCATTTCTGTGAAAAGGGACTCGAAGCTATGGAAGGTGGAAGGATCAAAGAAATTGACGACGCAAGGGAACCTGGTGCTACTGACAATGATGTGATTGATATCACGACATTGGAGGATTTGAGGACAGTCTGGCCTGAGATCTTCAAACAATCGTGA
- a CDS encoding 60S ribosomal protein L6-2, with protein sequence MDNCGGRERQAETEAYRYDIRCFPWNYVVSSSHSPAPNPALDNIIGIGLDDLKNTRMARSKELVPGVGRLSRSQVFAKRALYKGQKKSTKPAAESPAETVEKAIGGEKNGGKRLVPTTKAPRFYSAEDVRQPKKSRKSPKPPSLRSSITPGTVLILLAGRYRGKRVVFLKQLTSGLLLVTGPYKINGVPLRRVNQAYVIATSTKVDISGLKVDEKFNDSYFAKPSTKTASSAEEEFFEDGKPKAKQPIPESKAADQKEVDNALLASIKKTENLSKYLKASWGLSKGQFPHQLVF encoded by the exons ATGGACAATTGTGGTGGTAGGGAAAGGCAGGCGGAGACGGAGGCATATCGCTATGAT ATTCGGTGTTTTCCGTGGAACTATGTAGTCTCATCAAGCCACAGTCCGGCTCCTAATCCAGCCTTGGACAATATTATAGGCATCGGCCTCGACGACCTCAAGAACACAAG AATGGCCAGAAGCAAAGAACTCGTCCCCGGCGTTGGGCGTCTTTCCCGCTCCCAGGTATTCGCCAAGCGCGCTCTCTACAAGGGCCAAAAAAAATCGACCAAACCCGCTGCCGAATCGCCCGCTGAGACCGTCGAGAAGGCCATTGGTGGAGAGAAGAACGGCGGAAAGCGCCTTGTACCTACTACAAAAGCTCCTCGCTTCTACTCTGCTGAGGATGTGCGCCAGCCCAAGAAAAGCCGCAAGTCCCCCAAGCCCCCCTCCCTCCGCTCTTCCATCACCCCCGGAACCGTTCTTATCCTGCTCGCTGGACGCTACAGAGGAAAGCGCGTTGTGTTCCTGAAGCAGTTGACCAGCGGGTTGCTGTTGGTCACTGGCCCTTACAAGATCAACGGAGTGCCCCTGCGACGAGTTAACCAGGCATATGTCATTGCCACCTCCACCAAAGTTGATATTTCGGGCCTCAAG GTCGATGAGAAGTTCAACGACTCCTACTTTGCCAAACCTTCCACCAAGACTGCCAGCTCGGCCGAGGAGGAGTTCTTTGAGGACGGCAAGCCCAAGGCCAAACAGCCTATTCCCGAGTCCAAGGCTGCCGATCAAAAGGAGGTCGACAACGCACTCCTCGCTTCCATCAAGAAGACTGAGAACCTTTCCAAATATCTCAAGGCCAGCTGGGGTCTGTCGAAGGGCCAATTCCCTCACCAATTGGTGTTCTGA